One Calditrichia bacterium DNA window includes the following coding sequences:
- a CDS encoding glycosyltransferase family 9 protein has product MADKPLKILERKFKKLLNATLSRVLAPPSKQLPAMGEVQKVLVFRLDQRIGNGILLIPLLRAIRESGSQIELHFLVHHPVAALLEKAEPPLANRIWAYHQSELMRRPWRMLALISRLRNLQFDAVITSNNPDGFSLSQAIFGRLCKPRWLIGFDAKSGAQYYDVAVKSSNQMHYSDAMIDLWRAIDPAAKFHPGGLQLPAAPSKNDTSPVLIWLGATGNKILPGKIFAELNEQIRAIADVPVAFACGPADAAHLQNYPDWIRERTEIWKAPLTETATFFAGFRAFVSGDTGPMHLAVALGIPTLTIFIDSNIRQYGYNDGERHFSILLNDSANTKQLINNALSTLLR; this is encoded by the coding sequence CGAGGTGCAAAAGGTGCTGGTTTTCCGGCTGGATCAGCGCATTGGGAACGGTATTTTGCTGATCCCGTTGCTGCGCGCCATCCGCGAATCGGGATCGCAAATTGAGCTGCATTTTTTGGTGCACCATCCGGTTGCGGCGTTGCTGGAAAAAGCTGAACCGCCGTTGGCGAACCGCATTTGGGCTTATCACCAATCGGAATTAATGCGCCGCCCGTGGCGAATGCTGGCGTTGATTTCCCGTTTGCGCAACCTGCAATTCGATGCGGTGATCACATCCAACAATCCCGACGGATTTTCGCTGTCGCAAGCCATTTTCGGGCGACTCTGCAAGCCGCGCTGGCTGATCGGTTTCGATGCCAAATCTGGCGCACAATATTATGATGTTGCAGTCAAATCATCCAACCAGATGCATTACAGCGATGCGATGATCGATCTGTGGCGCGCTATCGATCCGGCTGCAAAATTTCATCCCGGCGGATTACAGTTGCCCGCAGCACCATCGAAAAACGACACATCGCCGGTGCTGATCTGGCTCGGTGCCACCGGAAATAAAATATTACCGGGAAAAATTTTTGCAGAATTGAATGAGCAGATCCGCGCCATCGCTGATGTTCCGGTAGCCTTCGCCTGCGGTCCGGCAGATGCCGCGCATTTGCAAAATTATCCTGACTGGATTCGCGAGCGCACTGAAATCTGGAAAGCCCCGCTCACCGAAACCGCCACATTTTTTGCGGGATTTCGCGCATTCGTTTCCGGCGATACCGGACCGATGCACCTGGCGGTCGCGCTCGGCATTCCCACACTCACAATTTTCATCGACTCCAATATTCGCCAATACGGCTACAACGATGGTGAGCGCCATTTTTCCATCCTGCTGAACGATTCCGCGAATACGAAACAGCTCATCAACAATGCGTTATCAACCCTGCTCCGCTGA